The Limanda limanda chromosome 13, fLimLim1.1, whole genome shotgun sequence genome has a window encoding:
- the ndufa13 gene encoding NADH dehydrogenase [ubiquinone] 1 alpha subcomplex subunit 13: protein MAGSKVKQDMPPSGGYAAFDYKRNLPKRGLSGYSMFGLGIGVLVFGYWRMFRWNRERRRLQIEEMEARIAMMPLLQAEQDRRTLRMLRENLEEEAVVMKDVPGWKVGESVFNTDRWVTPLSEELFNLRPREELLHKKFGFLWYV from the exons ATGGCCGGCTCCAAGGTGAAGCAGGACATGCCTCCTTCGGGAGGATATGCCGCGTTTGATTACAAGAGAAACCTCCCGAAACGAGGGCTTTCGG GATACAGCATGTTCGGCCTTGGCATCGGCGTCCTGGTGTTTGGCTACTGGAGGATGTTTAGgtggaacagagagaggag ACGCCTGCAGATCGAGGAGATGGAAGCCAGGATAGCCATGATGCCCCTGCTGCAGGCAGAGCAAGATcgaag GACCTTACGAATGCTGAGGGAAAATTTAGAAGAAGAGGCAGTTGTCATGAAGGACGTTCCTGGCTGGAAG GTCGGTGAGAGCGTCTTCAACACAGACCGCTGGGTCACCCCTCTGTCAGAGGAGCTGTTCAACCTCCGGCCACGTGAGGAGCTTTTGCACAAGAAATTTGGCTTCTTGTGGTACGTGTAA